From one Flavobacteriales bacterium genomic stretch:
- a CDS encoding phenylalanine--tRNA ligase subunit beta, which produces MRISWNWLKQYIDTGLSPQQAAEVLTSTGLEVESVTAHEPVKGMLAGVAVGEVLECAKHPDADRLSLTVVDVGQGEPLRIVCGAPNVAAGQKVLVATVGCTLNLNDGTSIVIKKSRIRGQESNGMICAEDELGIGKSHEGILVLDPSAVPGTPAAVQLGLVSDHVLEIGLTPNRTDAMGHVGVARDLIAAINYREGQALELKLPDVSAYAQDDEARAVKVEVMDALACPRYGGVTLTQVKVAPSPKWLQDRLLAIGLKPINNVVDVTNYVQHELGQPLHAFDADRLEGGRIIVRKAAADEPFATLDNVERKLHADDLVIADAVKPACIAGVFGGTLSGVSDATTAVFLESACFDPAHVRRTARRHGMSTDASFRFERGVDPEITVYALKRAALLIQEVGGARISSGITDIDHGRRSRAEVKLRFAEVERLTGISIAPDAIVRVLELLDFRLLDRNAQSLTVQVPAYRVDVSRPADVIEEILRIHGFDRVPLPERLMAPPVLHGALTLESLRREMGAHLAARGFREIMTPSLVSAERTVAAAVAGPSGIIRLCNPLSSELDALRPTMLFGALQAVAHNANRQQRDLRFFERGRVYGATPNGSRETETLSMALTGRRWRENWRSGKRPTERADAQEEVEGLLARMGLLPHAHWIDAEHPLLGAAAELRIGKRTVGVLGSVKPKELQAADVNQPVVYAELNEEALLDACRAGSITHADVPRFPSVRRDLSLLLAEAVRFDDLKRLALQAERRLLRDMSLFDVYQGDKLPAGKKSYALSFVLRDDERTLTDEQVDKAMARIRTALEKEAGAEVRG; this is translated from the coding sequence ATGCGCATCTCCTGGAATTGGCTCAAGCAATACATCGATACCGGCCTGTCCCCGCAGCAAGCGGCCGAAGTGCTCACCAGCACGGGCCTCGAAGTGGAAAGCGTTACGGCGCATGAGCCCGTGAAAGGCATGCTGGCCGGCGTTGCGGTAGGTGAAGTGCTCGAGTGCGCCAAGCATCCCGATGCCGATCGACTCAGCCTTACCGTGGTCGATGTCGGCCAAGGCGAACCGTTGCGGATCGTGTGCGGCGCGCCGAATGTGGCAGCCGGGCAGAAGGTGCTCGTGGCCACGGTGGGCTGCACCTTGAACCTGAACGATGGTACGTCCATCGTCATCAAGAAGAGCAGGATCCGCGGGCAGGAGAGCAACGGCATGATCTGCGCAGAGGATGAATTGGGCATCGGCAAGAGCCACGAGGGCATCCTGGTGCTCGATCCTTCCGCAGTACCGGGCACACCTGCTGCGGTGCAGCTTGGCTTAGTCAGCGATCACGTGCTCGAGATCGGCCTCACCCCCAACCGCACCGACGCCATGGGCCATGTGGGCGTGGCACGCGACCTCATCGCGGCGATCAATTACCGCGAGGGGCAGGCGCTCGAGTTGAAGCTGCCCGATGTCTCGGCCTATGCACAGGACGATGAGGCCCGCGCAGTGAAGGTGGAAGTGATGGATGCGCTGGCCTGTCCGCGCTACGGCGGCGTCACGCTCACACAGGTGAAGGTGGCGCCCTCGCCGAAGTGGCTGCAGGACCGCCTGCTGGCCATTGGTCTGAAGCCGATCAACAATGTGGTGGATGTGACCAACTACGTGCAGCACGAGCTCGGCCAGCCGCTGCACGCCTTCGATGCCGATCGGCTCGAGGGCGGGCGGATCATCGTTCGCAAGGCTGCGGCCGATGAGCCGTTCGCGACGCTCGACAACGTTGAGCGCAAGCTGCATGCGGACGACCTCGTGATCGCGGATGCGGTGAAGCCGGCTTGCATCGCCGGCGTCTTCGGCGGAACGCTGAGTGGCGTGAGCGATGCCACCACCGCCGTCTTCCTGGAGAGCGCCTGCTTCGATCCGGCCCATGTGCGGCGCACGGCGCGCAGGCATGGAATGAGCACCGACGCTTCCTTCCGCTTTGAGCGCGGCGTGGATCCCGAGATCACCGTGTACGCATTGAAGCGCGCGGCCCTGCTCATCCAGGAAGTGGGCGGCGCGCGCATCTCGTCGGGCATCACCGATATCGATCATGGTCGTCGGAGCCGCGCGGAGGTGAAGCTGCGTTTCGCCGAGGTGGAGCGGCTCACCGGCATCTCCATCGCCCCCGATGCGATCGTGCGCGTGCTTGAACTGCTCGATTTCCGCCTGCTGGATCGCAACGCGCAATCGTTGACGGTGCAGGTGCCGGCCTACCGCGTGGATGTGTCGCGCCCTGCGGACGTGATTGAGGAGATCCTGCGCATCCATGGATTCGATCGGGTGCCGTTGCCCGAGCGCTTGATGGCTCCGCCGGTACTGCACGGGGCGCTCACGCTCGAATCGCTTCGCCGTGAGATGGGTGCGCACCTGGCCGCGCGCGGCTTCCGCGAGATCATGACCCCCTCCCTGGTGAGCGCGGAACGGACCGTCGCCGCTGCCGTTGCGGGTCCCTCCGGGATCATCCGTTTGTGCAATCCGCTGAGCTCCGAGCTCGATGCCCTGCGCCCCACCATGCTCTTCGGCGCCCTGCAGGCAGTTGCGCACAACGCCAACCGCCAGCAGCGCGACCTGCGCTTCTTCGAGCGGGGCCGCGTGTATGGTGCCACCCCAAACGGCTCGCGCGAAACAGAGACCTTGTCGATGGCCCTCACAGGCAGGCGCTGGCGCGAGAACTGGCGAAGCGGCAAGCGACCCACCGAGCGCGCCGATGCGCAGGAAGAGGTGGAGGGGCTGCTTGCCCGCATGGGCTTGCTTCCTCACGCGCATTGGATTGATGCGGAGCATCCGCTGCTCGGTGCCGCTGCCGAATTGCGCATCGGCAAGCGTACGGTGGGCGTGCTCGGTTCGGTGAAGCCGAAGGAGCTGCAGGCGGCTGATGTCAACCAACCCGTCGTGTACGCCGAGCTGAATGAGGAGGCGCTGCTCGATGCCTGCCGCGCGGGCAGCATCACGCATGCCGATGTGCCGCGCTTCCCCAGCGTGCGTCGCGACCTCAGCCTGCTCCTGGCGGAAGCCGTGCGCTTCGATGACCTGAAGCGGCTCGCCTTGCAGGCCGAGCGCAGGCTCCTGCGCGACATGAGCCTCTTCGATGTGTACCAGGGCGACAAGCTGCCCGCCGGGAAGAAGAGCTACGCGCTCAGCTTCGTCCTCCGCGACGACGAAAGGACCCTTACCGACGAGCAGGTGGATAAGGCCATGGCGCGCATCCGCACCGCGCTTGAGAAAGAGGCGGGGGCGGAGGTGAGGGGGTGA
- a CDS encoding glycosyltransferase family 4 protein, with the protein MRIAVNTRLLLADRLEGIGWFTHETMRRIVLAHPEHEFLFLFDRAFDKRFVYGPNVTPLVIHPPTRHPLLYRLWFDWLLPRKLKALSADAFISPDGFLALRSNVPALAVIHDLNFEHYPEDLPRAYRNYYRRYFPRFAHHAARIATVSEFSGRDIAKRYEVNESRIDVVYNGVGEVFRPLDEPGKTAARDRFTQGHPYFACVGSLNPRKNIARLLLAFDQLLQQHPSELRLLIVGERMWWDARMGQAWKQVKHQDRVRFTGRLAQADLHRAMGGAHALAFISYFEGFGIPVAEAMRCGVPVVAAEATCLPEIAGDAAHYCDPFSVADISRALYEVWSDPELCEQLRAAGLKRSQRYAWDKAATDLWASFERMCRDAGLALNAKH; encoded by the coding sequence ATGCGCATCGCCGTCAACACCCGCCTGCTGCTCGCGGATAGGCTCGAGGGCATCGGCTGGTTCACGCATGAGACCATGCGGCGCATCGTGCTCGCTCATCCGGAGCATGAGTTCCTCTTCCTCTTCGACCGGGCATTCGACAAGCGTTTCGTGTACGGCCCGAACGTGACACCGTTGGTGATTCACCCGCCCACTCGGCATCCGCTGCTCTATCGGCTCTGGTTCGATTGGCTCCTGCCGCGCAAGCTGAAGGCCCTCAGCGCCGACGCCTTCATCAGCCCCGATGGCTTCCTCGCGCTGCGCAGCAATGTGCCCGCGCTCGCCGTGATCCACGACCTCAACTTCGAGCATTACCCCGAGGATCTGCCGCGCGCATACCGCAACTACTACCGACGCTACTTCCCGCGCTTCGCGCACCATGCAGCGCGCATTGCCACGGTGAGCGAGTTCAGCGGCCGCGACATCGCGAAGCGCTACGAGGTGAATGAGAGCCGCATCGATGTGGTGTACAATGGCGTGGGCGAGGTGTTCCGGCCGCTGGACGAGCCAGGGAAGACAGCGGCGCGTGATCGTTTCACGCAGGGCCATCCATACTTCGCCTGCGTGGGCAGCTTGAATCCGCGCAAGAACATCGCACGCTTGCTGCTGGCCTTCGATCAGTTGCTTCAGCAGCATCCTTCGGAATTGCGGTTGCTGATCGTGGGTGAGCGCATGTGGTGGGATGCGCGCATGGGGCAAGCATGGAAGCAAGTGAAGCATCAGGACCGCGTACGCTTCACCGGTCGTTTGGCGCAGGCCGATCTGCACAGGGCAATGGGCGGCGCGCATGCCTTGGCCTTCATCAGTTACTTCGAGGGCTTCGGCATCCCGGTGGCCGAGGCCATGCGCTGCGGCGTGCCCGTGGTGGCAGCCGAAGCGACCTGTTTGCCCGAGATCGCTGGTGATGCCGCGCACTATTGCGATCCCTTCAGTGTAGCCGATATCAGTCGTGCGTTGTATGAGGTATGGAGCGATCCGGAGCTCTGTGAACAGCTCCGCGCTGCGGGCTTGAAGCGATCGCAGCGCTACGCCTGGGACAAGGCTGCAACGGATCTCTGGGCCAGCTTCGAGCGGATGTGCCGGGATGCAGGACTTGCATTGAACGCCAAGCATTGA
- a CDS encoding ribonuclease HII produces MALVACQEQGRVEAGCDEAGRGCLAGPVVAAAVILPPRVRLPGLDDSKKLSEAAREALRPLIEERALAWAVAVVEPAEIDAINILRASFLAMHRAIDALKRRPDHLLIDGNRFTAYPGIAHSCHIKGDGRFRSIAAASVLAKTHRDAIMRELHQAFPAYGWAINKGYPTPDHRAAIAMLGACEHHRRSFRLLNDQPVLF; encoded by the coding sequence ATGGCACTGGTTGCATGCCAAGAGCAAGGCCGCGTGGAGGCCGGCTGCGACGAGGCCGGTCGCGGCTGCCTCGCCGGACCGGTCGTTGCCGCTGCGGTGATCCTCCCGCCACGCGTGCGCCTCCCGGGCCTTGACGATAGCAAGAAGCTGAGCGAAGCTGCGCGCGAGGCCCTGCGCCCCTTGATCGAGGAGCGCGCATTGGCCTGGGCTGTGGCCGTCGTGGAGCCCGCGGAGATCGATGCCATCAACATCCTGCGCGCATCCTTTCTGGCCATGCATCGCGCCATCGATGCCTTGAAGCGGCGCCCTGACCATCTCTTGATCGACGGCAACCGTTTCACCGCATATCCCGGCATCGCGCACAGTTGCCACATCAAGGGCGATGGCCGTTTCCGCAGCATTGCGGCGGCCAGCGTCCTGGCCAAGACGCACCGCGATGCGATCATGCGCGAGCTGCACCAGGCCTTTCCGGCTTACGGCTGGGCCATCAACAAGGGATATCCGACCCCCGACCATCGCGCGGCCATCGCGATGCTTGGCGCATGCGAGCATCATCGGCGCTCGTTCCGCCTGTTGAACGATCAGCCTGTTCTGTTCTGA
- a CDS encoding TrkA family potassium uptake protein, whose amino-acid sequence MKIAVFGLGNFGKHLSIKLTGMGHEVIAIDHDMDKVEAIKSEVSYAVCLESNDPQAMSTLPLNDVDAAVVAIGENEGANIMTTALLVNLKLKRVISRAINPLHEMVLNSMGVTDIVHPEEKAAEGLARKLNLRRLVDQFELPGGWTIAEIVVPDKFVGKPLGQIDELKERKLGLVTVLRKESEKSFLGRRSIQLGALGVMDPDFAPTKGDILVLFGTKDEVTRFTGEND is encoded by the coding sequence ATGAAGATCGCAGTGTTCGGCCTCGGCAATTTCGGAAAGCACCTCTCCATCAAGCTCACGGGCATGGGCCACGAGGTGATCGCCATCGACCACGACATGGACAAGGTGGAGGCGATCAAGAGCGAAGTGAGCTACGCGGTGTGCCTGGAGAGCAACGACCCGCAGGCCATGAGCACCTTGCCGCTCAACGATGTCGATGCCGCCGTGGTGGCCATCGGCGAGAATGAGGGCGCCAACATCATGACCACCGCCCTGCTGGTGAACCTGAAGCTGAAGCGCGTGATCAGCCGGGCAATCAACCCCCTGCACGAGATGGTGCTCAATTCCATGGGCGTCACCGACATCGTGCACCCGGAGGAGAAGGCCGCCGAGGGCCTCGCGCGCAAGCTGAACCTGCGTCGGCTGGTTGACCAATTCGAGCTGCCCGGCGGATGGACCATCGCCGAGATCGTGGTGCCCGACAAGTTCGTGGGCAAGCCGCTTGGGCAGATTGATGAACTCAAGGAGCGCAAGCTCGGCCTGGTGACCGTGCTGCGCAAGGAAAGCGAGAAGAGCTTCCTGGGTAGGCGCTCCATCCAGCTGGGCGCGCTCGGCGTGATGGACCCTGACTTCGCGCCGACCAAGGGCGATATCCTCGTGCTCTTCGGAACCAAGGACGAGGTAACGCGCTTCACTGGGGAGAACGATTAA
- a CDS encoding group III truncated hemoglobin: MKNDIRTAGDIDLLVRSFYQRSRPDALIGHFFAHLDWDHHIPRIVSFWRMVLLGNREYQGDPMTAHIQLAREHPMAKAHFERWLSLWEITLDELFAGPKADEAKQRARTIAAVMAHKVSASSP, translated from the coding sequence ATGAAGAACGACATCCGCACGGCTGGAGACATCGACCTGCTCGTGCGGTCGTTTTATCAGCGCTCGCGGCCCGATGCGCTGATCGGCCACTTCTTCGCGCACCTCGATTGGGACCATCACATCCCGCGCATCGTTTCGTTCTGGCGCATGGTGCTGCTCGGCAACCGTGAATACCAAGGTGACCCGATGACCGCGCACATTCAGCTTGCCCGGGAGCATCCCATGGCCAAGGCTCACTTCGAGCGCTGGCTTTCGCTTTGGGAGATCACCTTGGATGAGCTATTCGCAGGTCCGAAGGCCGATGAGGCCAAACAACGTGCGCGCACCATTGCGGCGGTGATGGCCCACAAGGTTTCGGCAAGCAGCCCCTAA
- a CDS encoding glucosaminidase domain-containing protein, whose protein sequence is MFGLPLAQAQGQPPYKRFTAEEYIEQWKSVAVKKMNQHGIPASITLAQGLLESGNGNSELARDANNHFGIKCTPDWTGGKSYHDDDRKNDCFRKYRDAADSFEDHSTFLKRARYASLFELKPTDYKGWARGLKAAGYATDPSYPQKLINLIERYELHKLDAGVDVAHRPVGKEQPKPSRERMGRRPASEGESITIMQGRNVEVFEGRIKFVRAKPGDSFRKLADELEMTAGMLARWNDMDKEAALSEGQIIFTQPKRNKAKDAATHAARDGESLWGVSQQYGVKLDRLAKYNGLARDAQLSAGQQVWLQKPKR, encoded by the coding sequence ATGTTCGGCTTGCCGCTGGCTCAGGCACAAGGGCAGCCGCCCTACAAGCGCTTCACGGCGGAGGAGTATATCGAGCAATGGAAGTCGGTTGCCGTGAAGAAGATGAACCAGCACGGGATCCCGGCGAGCATCACCCTGGCCCAAGGGCTGCTGGAGAGCGGCAATGGCAACAGCGAATTGGCGCGCGATGCGAACAACCACTTCGGCATCAAGTGCACGCCCGATTGGACCGGCGGCAAGAGCTACCACGACGACGACCGGAAGAACGATTGCTTCCGCAAGTACCGCGATGCCGCCGACAGCTTCGAGGACCACAGCACCTTCCTCAAGAGGGCGCGCTACGCCAGCCTCTTCGAACTGAAGCCTACCGACTACAAGGGCTGGGCGCGCGGACTGAAGGCCGCCGGCTACGCTACTGACCCCAGCTATCCGCAGAAGCTCATCAACCTGATTGAGCGCTATGAGCTGCACAAACTTGACGCGGGTGTGGACGTGGCGCATAGACCGGTGGGCAAGGAACAGCCCAAGCCCAGCCGTGAGCGCATGGGCCGTCGACCGGCCAGCGAAGGCGAGTCGATCACCATCATGCAGGGGCGCAACGTGGAAGTCTTCGAGGGCCGCATCAAGTTCGTGCGCGCCAAGCCCGGGGACAGCTTCCGCAAGCTGGCCGATGAACTCGAGATGACCGCCGGCATGCTGGCCCGCTGGAACGACATGGACAAGGAGGCTGCGCTCAGCGAAGGGCAGATCATCTTCACGCAGCCCAAGCGCAACAAGGCGAAGGATGCCGCGACGCATGCTGCCCGCGATGGGGAGAGCCTATGGGGCGTAAGTCAGCAATACGGCGTGAAGCTCGACCGCTTGGCGAAGTACAATGGCCTCGCGCGCGATGCGCAACTGAGCGCGGGCCAGCAGGTGTGGCTGCAGAAGCCGAAGCGTTAG
- a CDS encoding T9SS type A sorting domain-containing protein, with protein sequence MRGIVLLGSLFSTVTALAQNWALLNPAYRYNYSDDGTDTIRHQIRVMDVDTLGVDSFRYELNLVAKVCDTCTSPGLFILLDQPQFMQRKLNVGPTAWHFHDPGSFVLLPQANLGDSWIFDTLANIEATVSMVDPIQVFDSDVQRKIISLSDGDSIVISEPFGVLSWNGYELIGEHGPDVGRLIPSLEEMFPYQSGDVVEYSIDAGGTDGISSNFGHGRLYKFTVDDDNPTNASVLFDGTMIDHRWNWTSYWNGPIYVTSGHLNIFGTTWTAGRPELPWADLLTSYPGQLIGHRNDLEWWSDSLVCIAYHGIDDMGHRTIRCLDVREPLFEGEPPGQFMHPFPDPPQPDQPVAASVQNYCNGAPDQSCGVLYTEGMGLNWLFGNYFESFEEYVLVGSVVSGDTIGTVHSDDYLITLSVDEIANHPSNITPNPANDRIQLTSTEPGPFIRITDLNGRVILTRRVAATNETIDVHSLQPGAYLLQIDGFAPQRFMIVR encoded by the coding sequence ATGCGGGGAATCGTACTCCTGGGTTCACTCTTTTCGACCGTTACGGCTTTGGCCCAGAATTGGGCCCTGCTCAACCCTGCTTATCGGTACAACTACAGCGACGACGGAACGGACACCATCCGCCACCAGATCCGCGTGATGGATGTGGATACGCTGGGGGTGGACAGCTTCCGGTATGAGTTGAACCTGGTCGCCAAGGTCTGCGACACCTGCACGTCGCCGGGTCTTTTCATTCTCCTCGACCAGCCCCAGTTCATGCAACGAAAGTTGAACGTTGGACCAACGGCTTGGCACTTCCACGATCCAGGCTCATTCGTACTGCTGCCCCAAGCGAACCTCGGCGATAGTTGGATCTTCGATACGCTGGCGAACATCGAGGCCACGGTGAGCATGGTCGATCCGATACAGGTCTTCGACAGCGATGTGCAGCGCAAGATCATCAGCCTATCCGATGGCGACAGCATTGTGATCAGTGAACCCTTCGGTGTGCTGAGTTGGAACGGCTATGAACTAATTGGCGAGCACGGGCCTGATGTCGGGAGGTTGATCCCATCGCTTGAAGAGATGTTCCCTTATCAATCCGGGGACGTGGTCGAGTATTCGATCGATGCCGGAGGTACGGATGGCATTTCAAGCAACTTCGGTCACGGTCGGCTGTACAAATTCACGGTGGACGACGACAACCCGACCAACGCATCAGTTCTCTTCGATGGAACGATGATCGACCATCGGTGGAACTGGACGAGCTACTGGAATGGGCCGATCTATGTTACCTCTGGCCATCTTAACATCTTCGGCACTACCTGGACCGCGGGTCGGCCTGAGTTGCCATGGGCCGATCTGCTGACTTCCTATCCCGGCCAATTGATCGGACACAGGAACGATCTGGAATGGTGGAGCGATTCGCTCGTTTGCATCGCTTACCACGGGATCGATGATATGGGCCATCGCACGATACGTTGCTTGGATGTGCGAGAACCGTTGTTCGAGGGGGAGCCGCCAGGACAGTTCATGCACCCATTTCCGGACCCGCCACAGCCCGATCAACCAGTTGCGGCAAGCGTTCAGAATTATTGCAATGGAGCGCCTGATCAATCATGCGGGGTCTTGTACACTGAAGGCATGGGATTGAACTGGTTGTTCGGCAACTATTTCGAGTCCTTCGAAGAGTATGTGCTCGTTGGGTCCGTGGTCTCTGGTGACACTATTGGTACTGTCCACTCCGACGACTACCTCATCACGTTGTCGGTCGACGAGATTGCCAACCACCCATCTAACATAACCCCGAACCCCGCCAATGACCGGATCCAACTCACGAGCACCGAACCCGGTCCCTTCATTCGCATCACGGACCTCAATGGCCGAGTTATACTCACCCGTCGCGTAGCGGCGACCAACGAGACGATCGATGTCCATTCTCTCCAACCTGGAGCTTACTTGTTGCAGATCGATGGCTTCGCCCCTCAACGTTTCATGATCGTGCGATGA
- a CDS encoding T9SS type A sorting domain-containing protein: protein MRNLITLLLVLIATCGHAQNWALINPAYRYNYSNDGTDTISNQIFVTHIDTLGVDSFRYELNGVAKLCDTCAGPDLYLWTNDPQFLQRTVNIGSNVWHFHGPGSFVILPQADIGTSWLLDTLANVQATITSIVTVDQFGVDIPRKTVGLSNGDVLVFSEEYGILSWSGHSLIGVHGPDVGSLVPSLSAFFPYQAGDVVQYIRGYGNCWPCNGYESLFKIEINGSNVLNTAIAWDGWFTSYTHHWHAPFSGNVSHWYTYANEPTNWIAGSGEFPFFDLIRSYPGQLVWPVTWSGNNWSEHGCIAKHGIDENGRYTITCDTLPGPSHFIWQFSEVSEGLIEFFPQVDVCLESQPCGALYREGSGLVYYRWNFFETSMSYVLDATVVGGDTTGVVLTDDQILAVSEPGRVTGAIRPSPNPASDLISITNAAIGTTVRVVASDGRLMIEQRISSSNETINVRDLKVGMYVLRIEGMLPQRFMIVR, encoded by the coding sequence ATGAGGAACCTGATCACGCTCCTGCTTGTGTTGATCGCCACCTGCGGCCATGCGCAGAACTGGGCGCTCATCAACCCCGCCTACCGGTACAACTACAGCAACGACGGCACCGACACCATCAGCAACCAGATCTTCGTTACGCACATCGATACGCTTGGTGTAGATAGTTTTCGGTATGAGTTGAACGGTGTAGCGAAGCTGTGCGACACCTGCGCAGGTCCGGACCTGTATCTCTGGACGAACGATCCGCAATTCCTCCAACGAACCGTGAACATTGGATCGAACGTCTGGCATTTCCATGGACCTGGGTCGTTCGTGATCCTTCCGCAAGCGGATATCGGCACCTCATGGCTCTTGGACACGCTTGCCAACGTTCAAGCGACGATCACTTCCATCGTGACGGTCGATCAGTTCGGCGTCGACATACCGCGCAAGACGGTGGGACTGTCGAACGGTGATGTACTTGTGTTCAGCGAGGAATACGGCATTCTCAGTTGGAGCGGCCATTCGCTCATCGGCGTGCACGGGCCCGATGTCGGCAGCTTGGTGCCTTCGCTCAGCGCGTTCTTCCCCTATCAAGCCGGCGATGTGGTGCAGTACATACGCGGCTACGGCAACTGTTGGCCATGTAACGGATACGAGTCGTTGTTCAAGATCGAGATCAACGGGTCGAACGTGCTGAACACCGCGATCGCCTGGGACGGCTGGTTTACCTCCTACACGCACCACTGGCACGCGCCCTTCTCCGGGAACGTATCGCACTGGTACACCTATGCGAACGAACCTACGAATTGGATCGCGGGCAGCGGTGAGTTCCCGTTCTTCGACCTGATCCGATCCTATCCGGGTCAGCTCGTTTGGCCTGTTACCTGGTCAGGAAACAACTGGTCGGAACATGGGTGCATCGCGAAACACGGAATCGACGAGAACGGGCGCTACACCATCACTTGCGATACTCTTCCTGGACCATCTCATTTCATATGGCAGTTCTCGGAGGTGTCCGAAGGCCTGATCGAATTCTTCCCACAAGTCGATGTCTGTTTAGAGAGCCAGCCATGTGGTGCGCTCTACCGCGAGGGCAGCGGCCTGGTCTATTACCGTTGGAACTTCTTCGAGACGAGCATGTCTTATGTACTCGATGCGACCGTTGTGGGCGGCGACACCACCGGTGTGGTGCTCACCGATGACCAGATCCTTGCCGTGTCCGAACCGGGACGCGTCACTGGTGCGATCAGACCATCACCCAACCCGGCCAGTGACTTGATCTCCATCACGAATGCGGCCATAGGAACAACCGTAAGGGTTGTGGCCAGCGATGGGCGCTTGATGATCGAGCAACGCATCAGCTCCTCCAACGAGACCATAAATGTCCGTGACCTCAAGGTGGGCATGTATGTCCTCCGGATCGAAGGCATGCTTCCACAGCGCTTCATGATCGTACGATGA